A portion of the Punica granatum isolate Tunisia-2019 chromosome 7, ASM765513v2, whole genome shotgun sequence genome contains these proteins:
- the LOC116214913 gene encoding cinnamoyl-CoA reductase 2-like isoform X2 — protein MAMAMAMAMAMEVERKRVCVTGAGGFVASWVVKLLLSKGYVVHGTVRDPKDEKYAHLSKLDRASDNLKIFKADLLDYDSLRTAIAGCAGVLHVASPVPSSSVPNPEVEVLEPAVKGTLNVLKACKEVKIRRVVYVSSTAAVVMNPNWPKDQVMDESCWSSKEYCKATENWYCLSKTEAESAAFEYAKQNGLDVVAVCPGLIFGPVLQLTLNSSTLVLVKLVQGGEDSVPNRLRPLVDVRDVAEAVIMAYEKPEAEGRYICVAHAIKTRDLAEKLRRLYPDFTYPKNYSETQHDNKLNSEKLQKLGWTYRPLEETLIDSIESYREAGLLK, from the exons ATGGCGATGGCGATGGCGATGGCGATGGCGATGGAGgtggagaggaagagagtgTGCGTGACGGGGGCGGGAGGCTTTGTGGCGTCGTGGGTCGTCAAGCTTCTCCTCTCTAAGGGCTACGTCGTCCATGGAACCGTGCGAGACCCCA AGGACGAGAAGTACGCCCACTTGAGCAAGCTCGACAGGGCTTCCGACAACCTTAAAATATTCAAGGCCGATTTGTTGGACTACGATTCTCTCCGGACTGCCATCGCGGGGTGCGCGGGAGTCCTTCATGTCGCCTCCCCAGTACCATCCTCCTCTGTTCCCAATCCTGAG GTAGAAGTGCTTGAACCAGCTGTAAAAGGCACGCTTAATGTTCTTAAGGCATGCAAAGAAGTAAAAATTAGACGGGTCGTCTACGTCTCATCTACCGCGGCTGTGGTGATGAACCCAAACTGGCCGAAGGACCAAGTTATGGACGAAAGTTGCTGGTCAAGCAAGGAATACTGCAAAGCTACTGAG AACTGGTATTGCCTTTCAAAGACTGAAGCAGAAAGTGCTGCTTTCGAGTATGCCAAACAGAACGGGCTTGATGTTGTAGCAGTTTGCCCTGGCCTTATATTTGGGCCTGTTCTGCAGCTCACATTGAACTCGAGCACCTTGGTCCTCGTAAAGCTCGTGCAAG GTGGTGAGGATTCTGTTCCGAACAGGCTCCGTCCTCTAGTTGACGTGCGAGATGTTGCTGAGGCTGTAATAATGGCGTATGAAAAACCCGAGGCTGAAGGTAGATACATATGTGTAGCGCATGCTATCAAGACCCGAGATTTGGCGGAAAAGCTTCGTAGACTATATCCTGACTTCACTTACCCAAAGAA TTACAGTGAGACTCAACATGACAACAAGCTGAACTCCGAGAAGCTGCAGAAGCTGGGATGGACTTATCGGCCACTGGAAGAAACTCTCATAGACTCCATCGAAAGCTACCGAGAGGCTGGGCTGCTTAAGTAG
- the LOC116214170 gene encoding cinnamoyl-CoA reductase 1-like isoform X2, with the protein MILSVGASGSRKAFSFAWHMGSKTSPTPTFRTKLTCYVCNSVNFGRKVGVGVIHVACPATTLNPANPEVDLEPVVKGTLNVLRACTVEKVKRVVYISDIGAVMLNPNWPKDRVKDETCWSDPEYCRATGDWYFLSKTEAERVAFEYGKQNELDVVAVLPGYVFGPVLQPTINLSSLLLANFVKGIYIKVEQGDGDTVPNKYWNIVDARDIANAILLVYEKHEAEGRYICMAENIKGIDLVEKLKSLYPDLTYLENFAECEYPHQLSSEKLQKLGWTYRPLEETLVDSIENYRQRGLLD; encoded by the exons ATGATTCTCTCTGTGGGAGCATCCGGGTCGAGGAAAGCTTTCAGCTTTGCGTGGCATATGGGGTCCAAGACCAG CCCGACGCCAACTTTCCGTACAAAATTAACGTGCtacgtgtgcaattccgtcaattttggacggaaagttGGCGTTGGAGTCATCCACGTCGCCTGCCCGGCCACCACTTTGAACCCTGCCAATCCAGAG GTGGATCTTGAACCAGTTGTAAAGGGGACGCTCAATGTACTCAGGGCATGCACCGTAGAGAAAGTTAAGCGGGTTGTCTACATCTCAGATATTGGTGCTGTGATGCTGAACCCCAACTGGCCCAAGGACCGGGTGAAGGACGAGACTTGCTGGTCCGACCCAGAATACTGCAGGGCCACTGGG GACTGGTATTTCCTTTCTAAAACTGAAGCAGAACGGGTTGCTTTCGAATACGGGAAACAAAACGAGCTGGATGTTGTTGCAGTTCTACCCGGCTATGTATTTGGGCCAGTTCTGCAGCCTACAATTAACCTCAGCAGCTTACTGCTCGCAAACTTTGTGAAGGGCATATATATTAAGGTCGAGCAAG GTGATGGGGATACTGTTCCCAACAAGTACTGGAATATAGTGGATGCACGAGATATTGCAAATGCTATATTATTGGTATACGAGAAACATGAGGCAGAAGGCCGATACATTTGCATGGCAGAGAACATCAAGGGCATAGATTTGGTAGAAAAACTGAAGAGtttgtatcctgacctgacgTACTTGGAGAA CTTTGCTGAGTGTGAATACCCCCACCAGCTGAGCTCCGAGAAGCTGCAGAAGCTGGGTTGGACTTACAGGCCGCTTGAGGAAACTCTTGTGGACTCTATCGAGAACTACCGACAGAGGGGGCTACTCGATTAG
- the LOC116214913 gene encoding cinnamoyl-CoA reductase 2-like isoform X1, whose amino-acid sequence MAMAMAMAMAMEVERKRVCVTGAGGFVASWVVKLLLSKGYVVHGTVRDPKDEKYAHLSKLDRASDNLKIFKADLLDYDSLRTAIAGCAGVLHVASPVPSSSVPNPEVEVLEPAVKGTLNVLKACKEVKIRRVVYVSSTAAVVMNPNWPKDQVMDESCWSSKEYCKATENWYCLSKTEAESAAFEYAKQNGLDVVAVCPGLIFGPVLQLTLNSSTLVLVKLVQGTYMQLVQGGEDSVPNRLRPLVDVRDVAEAVIMAYEKPEAEGRYICVAHAIKTRDLAEKLRRLYPDFTYPKNYSETQHDNKLNSEKLQKLGWTYRPLEETLIDSIESYREAGLLK is encoded by the exons ATGGCGATGGCGATGGCGATGGCGATGGCGATGGAGgtggagaggaagagagtgTGCGTGACGGGGGCGGGAGGCTTTGTGGCGTCGTGGGTCGTCAAGCTTCTCCTCTCTAAGGGCTACGTCGTCCATGGAACCGTGCGAGACCCCA AGGACGAGAAGTACGCCCACTTGAGCAAGCTCGACAGGGCTTCCGACAACCTTAAAATATTCAAGGCCGATTTGTTGGACTACGATTCTCTCCGGACTGCCATCGCGGGGTGCGCGGGAGTCCTTCATGTCGCCTCCCCAGTACCATCCTCCTCTGTTCCCAATCCTGAG GTAGAAGTGCTTGAACCAGCTGTAAAAGGCACGCTTAATGTTCTTAAGGCATGCAAAGAAGTAAAAATTAGACGGGTCGTCTACGTCTCATCTACCGCGGCTGTGGTGATGAACCCAAACTGGCCGAAGGACCAAGTTATGGACGAAAGTTGCTGGTCAAGCAAGGAATACTGCAAAGCTACTGAG AACTGGTATTGCCTTTCAAAGACTGAAGCAGAAAGTGCTGCTTTCGAGTATGCCAAACAGAACGGGCTTGATGTTGTAGCAGTTTGCCCTGGCCTTATATTTGGGCCTGTTCTGCAGCTCACATTGAACTCGAGCACCTTGGTCCTCGTAAAGCTCGTGCAAGGTACATATATGCAGCTAGTGCAAG GTGGTGAGGATTCTGTTCCGAACAGGCTCCGTCCTCTAGTTGACGTGCGAGATGTTGCTGAGGCTGTAATAATGGCGTATGAAAAACCCGAGGCTGAAGGTAGATACATATGTGTAGCGCATGCTATCAAGACCCGAGATTTGGCGGAAAAGCTTCGTAGACTATATCCTGACTTCACTTACCCAAAGAA TTACAGTGAGACTCAACATGACAACAAGCTGAACTCCGAGAAGCTGCAGAAGCTGGGATGGACTTATCGGCCACTGGAAGAAACTCTCATAGACTCCATCGAAAGCTACCGAGAGGCTGGGCTGCTTAAGTAG
- the LOC116214170 gene encoding cinnamoyl-CoA reductase 1-like isoform X1 has protein sequence MTCAAKRAKRREIDSPERIPSPLFPSPNSTIRFVRLESALEYASLVVVDVILRSCIGCCGSFHLSSYSDDSLCGSIRVEESFQLCVAYGVQDQVDLEPVVKGTLNVLRACTVEKVKRVVYISDIGAVMLNPNWPKDRVKDETCWSDPEYCRATGDWYFLSKTEAERVAFEYGKQNELDVVAVLPGYVFGPVLQPTINLSSLLLANFVKGIYIKVEQGDGDTVPNKYWNIVDARDIANAILLVYEKHEAEGRYICMAENIKGIDLVEKLKSLYPDLTYLENFAECEYPHQLSSEKLQKLGWTYRPLEETLVDSIENYRQRGLLD, from the exons ATGACTTGCGCGGCCAAACGCGCGAAGAGAAGAGAAATTGACTCCCCAGAACGAATCCCTAGCCCCTTGTTTCCAAGCCCTAATTCCACCATCAGATTCGTCCGACTCGAATCTGCACTCGAATATGCTTCTTTGGTTGTCGTCGATGTGATTCTGAGAAGTTGCATCGGTTGTTGTGGCTCGTTTCATCTGAGTAGCTACAGTGATGATTCTCTCTGTGGGAGCATCCGGGTCGAGGAAAGCTTTCAGCTTTGCGTGGCATATGGGGTCCAAGACCAG GTGGATCTTGAACCAGTTGTAAAGGGGACGCTCAATGTACTCAGGGCATGCACCGTAGAGAAAGTTAAGCGGGTTGTCTACATCTCAGATATTGGTGCTGTGATGCTGAACCCCAACTGGCCCAAGGACCGGGTGAAGGACGAGACTTGCTGGTCCGACCCAGAATACTGCAGGGCCACTGGG GACTGGTATTTCCTTTCTAAAACTGAAGCAGAACGGGTTGCTTTCGAATACGGGAAACAAAACGAGCTGGATGTTGTTGCAGTTCTACCCGGCTATGTATTTGGGCCAGTTCTGCAGCCTACAATTAACCTCAGCAGCTTACTGCTCGCAAACTTTGTGAAGGGCATATATATTAAGGTCGAGCAAG GTGATGGGGATACTGTTCCCAACAAGTACTGGAATATAGTGGATGCACGAGATATTGCAAATGCTATATTATTGGTATACGAGAAACATGAGGCAGAAGGCCGATACATTTGCATGGCAGAGAACATCAAGGGCATAGATTTGGTAGAAAAACTGAAGAGtttgtatcctgacctgacgTACTTGGAGAA CTTTGCTGAGTGTGAATACCCCCACCAGCTGAGCTCCGAGAAGCTGCAGAAGCTGGGTTGGACTTACAGGCCGCTTGAGGAAACTCTTGTGGACTCTATCGAGAACTACCGACAGAGGGGGCTACTCGATTAG